The Bacteroidota bacterium genomic interval TTTCATTGTAGATTTGGTTTTGTTGATTGTACAAATAACAATATGACAAATATAAATAAAAAAAAATTACTGCATCATGATCTTATCAGGACTTTCGCTCCGAAGGAGTCCCTTCGGGACAAATCATTCAACGCATAGTTTTCCGGTTGCAATTATTTTATCGTTTGAAAAGAGTTGATAGAAATAAATTCCACTCCTCGCTTCGCTTAGATTTACGGTTTCCTGTTTACTGTTTACAGTTTGTTCACGGACAATTTCACCTAAAGAATTGTAAATATGTATTTGAACCGGAAACTGCAGACCGTAGACCGTAAACTTCCCATTATTTGGATTCGGATAAACATTCACCGGCAAATTTTCAACAGTGTTTTCATTTACACCTGTTGTTAAATGAACAGAATTTAAAACAAAAAGCCCGAGTTCAATATCTGAAGCCACAATTATTCCCGAAGGAAGAAATGGATAAACTCCCCAGCATCCTCCATACCCTCCGCCCGACATGGAAGGTGAAGTATCATAGTTGCCTACCTGAATAAGATTTGAAGGGTTAGAAGCATCCACGATGGTAAGCCCATCTTTATACCATGAAGTTACCGCATAGTCAATTCCAAATTTATTAACGATATACGTATTGTGCACGATAGAGCCACTTCCGGGATTCGATTGTATTTTGTCGAGCAGCGTGATATTGCTGAAATTAGAAATGTCGAATGCGGCAAGAAAAGAATTGTTCACTTCATCGGTAGTGAAACAGGTTTTTCCATCGGTGGAAAGCCATGTGTTGTGCGTAAAGTTATCGGGAGTGGAAAAAGAAGCGAGCGGAATGCCGCTTGCAGGATTCGTGAGGTTAACAATTTCTACCGTGCCGGCATAGACATGCGATGCATACATGGTATCATTACGCACATATCCATCGTGAATGTATCCACCTGCATCATAGCTTCCAAGATAAACTGGCGCCATTGGAGTTGTGCTGACATCGGCAATAATTGCTCCTTGTCCTCCAACATTGCTTCCATAGAGATATAATTTCCCGTTATCAATATGCAAAGCATGTATTGTTTTTAACTGTACAGTGTTTATGGTAGGAGTCCATGTAGCGGTTAAAAGATTGGTTGCCGGAAGATTTGTCAAGTCAATAATCTGCAAACCCATTGTTCCGCATTCGGTAGTAACGTAGGCATAGTTTCCCCATGTTTTCACTTCGCGCCATGAACAGTTGGCAGATGCAGGCGGAACAGGAACCTGGATTATTTCTGTTGGAGCGGACGGATTGCTCACATCCACAATGGACAAACCATTGGCAGCGCCAACGAGGGCATATTCTTTTCCATCCACCGGGCTTTTCCATCCCCATATATTTGAAAGTTCCTGTGTTCCGTAACTTAATTGCCCGGCAAGGGTGATGTTTACATTCTGTGAATGAATGTAAAATGTAAGATGGCAGAAGGCAGATGTAATGAGTAAAAGGTTTTTCATAGATAGTTTTTTAAAGGAGACCAAAGGAAAGCAAAATATTTCGTAAAGGGAAGGAAAAAGTGTTAAATGTTTAATGCATTTTCCCTTTTTGCT includes:
- a CDS encoding choice-of-anchor B family protein yields the protein MKNLLLITSAFCHLTFYIHSQNVNITLAGQLSYGTQELSNIWGWKSPVDGKEYALVGAANGLSIVDVSNPSAPTEIIQVPVPPASANCSWREVKTWGNYAYVTTECGTMGLQIIDLTNLPATNLLTATWTPTINTVQLKTIHALHIDNGKLYLYGSNVGGQGAIIADVSTTPMAPVYLGSYDAGGYIHDGYVRNDTMYASHVYAGTVEIVNLTNPASGIPLASFSTPDNFTHNTWLSTDGKTCFTTDEVNNSFLAAFDISNFSNITLLDKIQSNPGSGSIVHNTYIVNKFGIDYAVTSWYKDGLTIVDASNPSNLIQVGNYDTSPSMSGGGYGGCWGVYPFLPSGIIVASDIELGLFVLNSVHLTTGVNENTVENLPVNVYPNPNNGKFTVYGLQFPVQIHIYNSLGEIVREQTVNSKQETVNLSEARSGIYFYQLFSNDKIIATGKLCVE